From a single Arachis hypogaea cultivar Tifrunner chromosome 3, arahy.Tifrunner.gnm2.J5K5, whole genome shotgun sequence genomic region:
- the LOC112789326 gene encoding uncharacterized protein, whose amino-acid sequence MSINSLILTTHQSFNLCLKIRQPTFSTSRHILLISTKFRSPHFFACSSSNNGSEPIVIQSDTFQFHTQVGTPKVSSFSSPVPKFSLSDQAFFLLAFIACTTSVAFTSLVFAAVPTLVAMRNAAISLSKLADTAREELPSTMAAVRLSGMEISDLTLELSDLSQEITEGINKSTQALQAAEAGIRNIGSMAQQQTMSMIQERASLPIISLQPAVAGAARKTSRAVGQATKSLIKIISGKGEVTAEYDEDDITYM is encoded by the exons ATGTCCATAAACTCTCTCATCTTAACCACACACCAAAGTTTCAATCTTTGCCTCAAAATCAGACAACCCACTTTTTCCACTTCGCGCCATATCCTTCTCATCTCAACCAAATTCAGGTCACCGCACTTCTTTGCATGTTCTTCATCAAATAATGGATCCGAACCCATTGTTATTCAGAGTGATACCTTTCAATTTCACACCCAAGTGGGTACCCCCAAAGTTTCCTCCTTTTCTTCTCCAGTTCCCAAGTTCAGTTTGAGTGACCAAGCTTTCTTTCTCCTCGCATTCATTGCCTGCACG ACCTCAGTGGCATTCACTAGCCTTGTTTTTGCTGCTGTTCCCACTCTAGTT GCAATGAGAAATGCTGCGATATCCCTTTCGAAGCTAGCAGATACTGCTAGAGAGGAACTCCCGAGTACCATGGCTGCTGTTAGGCTTTCGGGGATGGAAATTAGTGATCTGACACTAGAACTAAGTGATCTAAG CCAGGAAATAACAGAGGGAATAAACAAGTCAACTCAAGCTTTGCAAGCCGCAGAAGCTGGAATTCGGAACATTGGTTCAATGGCACAACAGCAAACCATGT CAATGATTCAAGAAAGGGCAAGCTTGCCCATAATATCTTTGCAACCTGCTGTTGCTGGAGCTGCAAGGAAGACGTCGAGAGCGGTCGGGCAAGCCACAAAGAGCCTGATCAAAATCATATCAGGAAAGGGAGAAGTCACAGCTGAATATGATGAAGATGACATAACTTACATGTGA